TAAAATCATATCTGCTTCTATTTTAGGAACTTCTACTTCGCTGGTTGTCAACTTTAGTTGTATTAATTTCATGGTAATTCATCTTTATAGAATGTTTTTCAAATATCAACTTGATCATCGCAGTCGATCGAAATGCTCTCTTGCATCTGTCGGTTGTTGAGTATCTAGATCTCGGGGTCTATAAGTAGTGCCTCCATCTAGATCTTTTGGGTTAACTATAACTACGATCTGATTTGGTTCATCTAAGTAAGCAGTACGTCCATTTGTTAGTTGTTTTGAAGCCGTAGGATTATTAATTATGTATTCTATTTCTTGGGCGAATTTAAGACGATCTTGAACTTGGGGAAAGTCTGTTTTATGAGAGTTATAAGCGTGACCATTTGCTATTTGCCTAGCACGAGGATCTTGAATTGTTGTTCCAGTTAACTCCTCTAAATCTTCTAGCGGAATATCATCCCAGCCACCACCACCACTACTCACATTATGAACTAGCAGCCCCAAATCCGAGACAAAGTAAGTATGAAACTCCTCCACCTCGAAGTTATAAACCTCAAACTCCCCTTCCCTTACCTCAATCCCATCAATGTCAACA
This genomic interval from Oscillatoria salina IIICB1 contains the following:
- a CDS encoding polymorphic toxin-type HINT domain-containing protein, translated to MIADDPTTPGEIEARQVLQTFVRQTDLVIDLYVDGEVISVTEEHPFWVPSLGWVEAEDLTVGMWLQTDEETFVDIDGIEVREGEFEVYNFEVEEFHTYFVSDLGLLVHNVSSGGGGWDDIPLEDLEELTGTTIQDPRARQIANGHAYNSHKTDFPQVQDRLKFAQEIEYIINNPTASKQLTNGRTAYLDEPNQIVVIVNPKDLDGGTTYRPRDLDTQQPTDAREHFDRLR